In Juglans regia cultivar Chandler chromosome 5, Walnut 2.0, whole genome shotgun sequence, the following are encoded in one genomic region:
- the LOC108987804 gene encoding uncharacterized protein LOC108987804, with product MVDIQSAVCCMCGDVGFPDKLFRCNKCRNRFQHSYCSNHYSEFAEPIEQCDWCQSEERSKKQGISSSSSKKPEAVNETRIITSRSEYSGDHKIKQHDHREDSADKGKSPTPSPRTATRRYKLLKDVMC from the exons ATGGTGGATATCCAGAGTGCTGTCTGCTGCATGTGCGGCGACGTGGGTTTCCCCGACAAGCTCTTCCGCTGCAACAAATGCCGCAACCGCTTCCAGCACTC GTATTGTAGTAACCACTACAGCGAATTTGCGGAGCCGATTGAACAGTGCGATTGGTGCCAAAGTGAGGAAAGGAGCAAAAAACAAGGCATAAGCAGCTCCTCATCAAAGAAACCTGAGGCAGTAAACGAGACCAGAATTATCACAAGCCGGTCTGAGTATTCTGGAGATCACAAAATAAAGCAGCATGATCATCGCGAAGACAGCGCCGACAAAGGAAAGAGTCCGACACCTTCCCCACGGACCGCTACGCGCAGGTACAAGCTTCTCAAGGATGTAATGTGTTGA
- the LOC108987572 gene encoding uncharacterized protein LOC108987572 translates to MDVWAEKESLLQKSSSCAIDFKDLWINVRRKLADLMKGIWFRRNQFCFENRFTSPRLVVGSALESMKTYKKAQDLKDEQKLLGRARISSHYWRPPATNIVKVNFDAAVDKNYQKIGNGVVMRDWEGELLHKDWLYGKLWRHYGVGCRKVVLEGDALMVIKAVQSEEQCLAWYGQLVEGLQQVVTAYPDWSLSFNPREGNYVAHQLAKLALLLQEAERIWVEDCPESIFSFVLKDKCCILPD, encoded by the exons ATGGATGTATGGGCAGAGAAGGAAAGTTTGCTACAGAAAAGCTCAAGTTGTGCAATAGACTTCAAAGATCTATGGATTAATGTGAGAAGGAAATTAGCAGATCTAATGAAGGGGATTTGGTTTAGGAGGAATCAGTTCTGTTTTGAGAATAGATTCACTAGTCCAAGGTTAGTTGTGGGGTCTGCTCTAGAAAGTATGAAAACTTACAAGAAAGCACAAGACCTCAAAGATGAGCAAAAGCTACTGGGAAGGGCACGAATTTCATCCCATTATTGGAGGCCACCAGCCACAAATATAGTGAAAGTAAATTTTGATGCTGCAGTCGATAAAAACTATCAGAAAATTGGTAATGGAGTGGTGATGAGAGATTGGGAAGGGGAGCTCTTG CATAAGGACTGGCTTTATGGAAAGCTATGGAGGCATTATGGAGTGGGGTGTCGCAAAGTTGTTTTGGAGGGTGATGCTTTGATGGTGATTAAAGCAGTTCAAAGTGAAGAGCAGTGCCTTGCCTGGTATGGTCAACTTGTGGAAGGCTTGCAACAGGTAGTAACAGCATATCCAGACTGGTCGTTAAGTTTTAATCCAAGGGAAGGAAATTATGTAGCCCATCAGTTAGCAAAGTTGGCTTTGTTGTTGCAAGAAGCTGAGAGAATATGGGTGGAGGATTGTCCTGAGtctattttctcttttgtaTTGAAGGATAAATGTTGTATTTTACCTGATTAA